The DNA region ATGGATCCAATTATCAAAGAGTTTGCTGCAAAGTACACAAATGTTGAGTTCATTAAGATTGATGTGGATGTGTTAATGGTATGGTGCATGTGATTCCTATGATTTCACCTTGATCtttaacccttttttttttgacaaaacgTGTAAACATTTTGTTTAACACATACATCTTGATACAAATGGAAACAGGATGTGGCTCAGGCATTCCAGGTGCAAGCGATGCCAACATTTATATTAATCAAGAAAGGCAAAGTAGTTGAAAAGATGGTGGGAGCTAAAAAGGAGGAGTTGCAGAAGTTGATTGAGAAACGCAGGAATTAGAGTGTGCACGTACTGATCATTTAGAACTATAATAAAGTCAGGATGGCTTTGTAATATACCAATCAATGTAGAGAAAATAAGACGTCCAACTATATACTAAGTTGGTCTCTACCAGCCATGACCATGATAATGTAATATATATGCAGGAAATAATTCCCTCTAAAGTTAGAAATTAATTAAAGGTCTTGAGGCACGGTAAATGCACACGTACACTACTATTTATACATTGTTTCCTTCTTAAAAAAAACAGATCATGCATTTCATGTAACATAattacaaaaaacaaaaaacattttGGGCAGGTCATAAAaggtaataataataataataataataataataataataataataataataatagtaataataataataataataataataataataataataaccaaAGGGATCAGCAAGCGCCGGTAGAGGCGGAGGACGTGGTGGAGGCAGAGGTGGCCGTGGAGGTGGTGGATTTCGTGGAAGGGGTGGCCCAAGGGGTGGGAGAGGTGGTCCTCCTAGAGGTGGTGGACGGGGTGGTGGTTTCAGGGGAAGAGGGAGATTTTAGGGTAATTTTATGTAATGTTTTTCATAGTGCTTCACTCGTTTTGCTTTTGAGATCAAGCATTTGGATATTTGATGCTGAATGgacttattttttcttaagAATTGATTGGTTCCATTGCATGGTGCTTGATTGTATTGTTATCACTATGGCAATGTAGATTGAGCTATTTTGgtttcaaataataataataataataataatatatatatagtaaaaaataacaattatttATTACAAATAAATGTAAACcatgtaattaaaaaaatacaatatatattaGGGGCTAGCCCTTAAAACTACTCTATTCATATTACTCTACACCCTCTGAGTTATCCTTATCTTCCTGATAATCCTGCTGGTAACGTGATTGAGCAGGGGGAGGAGTAGCAGAAATAACATCACCAACTAAAATACCAACAACACTGGGTGACTAGGAGAAGCACTAGCCTGCTGCATCTGCAGTATGCATgctcaattaattaatatgctCAATTAAAAGTAACTAACTATCATATGACCtgcccaaaaaaaattaacatgctCAATGTTCAAATTATAACCATGTATACATGCTCTCTAATCACATATACACTCACAATTAAAAATAACTAACTATCATATAATCCTAATCATTCAATTAAATGCTCAATCTTCATATATAATTTTGTATACAATTCCAATACTGCTTTCATGCTATCAATTAAAAgtagttacaaaaaaaattaacaattttatccttCAATTACATGCtcaatatttctaatttcaTATAATTCTATTATGCTCTAAAATAAAATGTGTTTAGAGAGCCATAaagcaagttttttttttctttctcaaaggCGGAACCTGACCATCAACTTCAAACATCCACATGTTCAAATGTTCAGTATTTTACTCTTTCATATACAAGACTCTCTCATATAGTAACACTAGAATAGAGCCCGTTTGCCCGGTGATGCACGGGTAATTTTTTACCGAATCAATTGTTAATTATAATCATTGAATAttgatatatatggaataatacaatgatatatttactaaaatACAATTTAAATTAGTAAAACACTTATATGTTGTTATTATCTTCTTTATGTCTCAATGTTTCATCTTAtttatagacattaattggatAACTCTGCAATATTAAGTTTGGTTTGCCCTTTATGGTTAGTATGAAGCATCAAATAAGCACATAGCTTGTGACTGTGGATTTGACTCAATAACCTTTCTTTTTTCACTCCTGCCCATGAATCCTTCATGTTTCAATTGCGTAAGAATAAAAAGAACAATACCCAAATTGATTGGAATAGAAATATAGTAccattaaaaaaaactacagCAAATACCAGAAAATGGTGATTCAAATCAGGAACCGGAAATGAGTTTAGCCATTGTGAGCGATAAGATCAGACTATCATACGATAAGATCAATCTAGAGAAAATGCCTTTCAACACATTTTTATATGATAAGATCATGCTCGCTTTTGATTCCAAAGCTCCAATAGTAACACAAATATTTATCTATTATAAAGTATAAACAGAAAGAGGTCACCCTATTCCAAAAGGCTTTGCATCCTTGTCCAAGCTTCGTATCAATATCAATTGATAACGGAACACAGTAGCATAGTAAGGATAGTAAGGTCAGTATAttcaaggaagttatcaaacaACAAATCAGTAGGTGACATATCTGCCTGCAATCTCACTTGGCCGAATTATCTTCACGATTTGTCCACGCTTAAGCCCATAATACTTTGCAACAGGATCACTCACCTGCATTCTAGGTAGCTGACACACATCCCATAAAGTACCATGTCAGTATTTACATAAATTAGTACAACTTCACTAAATTTGAAATAAACATATAAGATACAAATCATTCAGCTATGTTTGGATCAGTGCAAACGAACGCCAACACTTATTTCGAGACAAAAGTGAACACAGAACTTTTCCTTTGGATTAGGATGAAAGAATGTTGACATTGCACTCAACCCGCATCCAAACATATGCGAAATAAGAAAAACATATACGACCAACTGCCAGGGTACATTTCACTCCAATAAGCTAGTTTAAAATTGATATGATGCAGTCCAATTTACAAACAGCTTAGGGTaacataaaattcaaaatttaacatGCTAACCTGAGTTTCTTTCACAATATATCTCTCAAAGGTTATTCTAAAAAACTGTAAATACATGTCTAACAGGAGTTATTGCGAGTGTAATGTAACCAACTAAATACAAATGGAAACCGGGTAGGCGGGAATCTTAACCATTGAAGATCAAACGAAAATAATCTTAATAGCACAATTTCTCACATGTTTCTCTTGATGAAAGATTTACAACACAAAGATTAGAATAAAACATGTGGATAATTTGAAGTGGCTCCCTCAATCATGAACTGCACTTGCATCTAAGTCTAGAAAACTAAATCACACAAAGCAGAATTGTACTCATTATTGCATCATGCATTTCATTGACTGCAAACAGTTTAAAGTTCAAAATCATAAGTGCAAGCTCTATCTTTAGCAAGAGGCATTGAACCACTAAGAAACTTGTGAACACCAATACATCATATATTAATCTCTGCTGATTTTTACAtccttgtttctttctttctttgcaGAAATAAAGTATCCTAGACATTAAACCACTAAAGCATGATAATAAAATGTTAAATCTTATTTCTGAAAGGTGTCTTTCCCGACAAAAAAATAATCACAGAtgggtttgaactttgaagagaGATATCAAATCATTTCATATCAGAGGGGCACAAAGGATAAGAGATACTTGTCCTACCCAATCAAGTTTAAAAGAATTAAACTTGAAAGAACATGAAAACATAAATAAGCTGCAAACATGACAGACTATCTTGATACCCTTCAACACTGTTTTGGCTGAACAGTTCTGCAAAGTCCTTCTATGTTCCAGCAAACAAACTCAATAAATCATGCATTGAAGTTAAGAAAAATTTAACCAAGAAACACCTAAAAATTAAACATTCCCCTTACAAATAAAGTTTACAACTTTTAAGGGGGACATTTAACATAACACATGTAAAAGAGGCAAGGaagttaagaaaaataaatgatgaAGAGTTATAATCCATATAGAGAACTGAGAATCCTTGAGCATCCTTCAAGCGATCAAACATAAAATCAGCACCAAGTCTAAATTCTGATCACTCTTCATTCCTTACTTATTGCTTCAATCTATACCAGCTCATTATGTCAATGACAATTGTAAAAGGAACTTTAGGCATATCATGTATCCTTCTTCAGTGAGGAGAATTTACTTCTTCATAttccttttttaaaatcaataaaattaaaaacaagaaaaactACTAAATACTACAACTTAAAAAAGAGGAAAATGCTAATTTACCAGTGGCAGACATTCCTTCAACAAATTTCAACAAATTCAAGATCATAATTGCCAACTATGGAGCTCCTTGCTCTGATCTTTCATGCTTCTCTTCCAGGGCATAAGCTTCGAATTTGCTGAAGCAGGACCAGACATTGGAGAAATCAGTGAAAATATACAAATGGTTGAACAAAGGTGCAAATGGGATATGGGAAAGCAGGATGAATGAAAATCCTCACATAGggagtatttatagagaaattgCATAAATTAACTGACATACCTACAACTGATAGAGCTGTAGGTTAATCTAAAATGTTTACTCCAAAAACCAAATTAAGTGAAAATATAAAGTGAACACAGATAAAGATGAATCAGAAGTACGAAAAAATCAAGGAAAATCAGCAACATTTAAAACGATTTAGACTGGAAACTGACCAAAGGATTGCTTATCCACGATTTACTCCTTGGGAATGCACTCAGATCTGGAATTTAGAAAGAAGGATGACCAAATTACAGTGAATGCAGGGAGCTGTCAAAATATGGCTGGTTCCACCATTTTCGGCGAGGGAAAGCGAGCGTCGGCGATGATGCAATTGAAGGAAGCAGAGACGCGATTTGACGGGAGCATATGAGAAATTGAGTTGTAAACGTCATGGATGACTGATGAGCAAGCAAAAGATGGAGCCGGCGAACGAAGATGGGTGAGAATACACTCATATGACGTAGAAGAAGATCGTAGGTTAAAATAATAAGGTTAATATTCCTTAGTGTAGGTCGTAGGGCTTCAGATCAATAAAAGAAtgcaaaggaaaaaaaactgaaaatcagtaaaaagaagaagatcagATGAACGGTGgagatgaaaaacaaaatttgaaaaagtaACAAAAAGGAGGACAGATGGCGTAATGTGATTGGTTGTTTTGTAGGAATAGTGAAATCCAAACTCatgaataagaagtagtagatataGCCCCAAAGCATTAAATATAAGTAGGTGAAATACCTGGACAGTTTGTACCAATAGAACAATCAACATCTACACGAAGACCAAGCTGCTTAAGACCAGCCACCAAATCCTCAGTTGGCCTCTCTCATTCGGGGAGCCCTACCAAGTATGTAGCTGAAATATAGAAAACATGACATACCTATTTAGACTCGAACCAACAATATAAGGCATTCTATGACTTACTTGGTAGAAGGATGCAATCAGCAGGAGAACCTAccagtttgaactttgaacaaTTAAGAAATGATGATTTTTGAAAACGCCTGAACATTTACAAAAGGAATTAGGGAGAAACAAATACTCGAACTACGGATAATTAGTAAAATCAGTGAAGGAAGGACCACTTAACAACAtgcaatataaaataaaaaaggaagcTATGCTTGAAAATGAAATCGGATTCAATAATAAAAGACATTTTATAATACAGATTGTGAGTAATAAAGGCAATACACAGACACAAACACAGAAACCTGAATCAGAATCACAAATCATTTGTTATAGCATGAGGAAAGTTTTAAATCATGGATTACAAACTTACCTCTTTCATAAATTTCTTATCATCGTTACATTACATCAGTCATTCTTGAGTTGGATCTTCTGCTCCTTAAGCCTAACAACCCTCTAAAAAGTATGTACTTAGGCTTACACAGTTGCTAAAAAGCTTATCTTGCAACCTACACATGTTCTCTTCATCATTAGGCATTCTATAAAGCCACATCTTTTAGCTTTCAGTTTTAAAATCATAACTTTTAAGGATTTGATCTGAACCTCAATAGCAAATTGCCAAATAAAATTTAAAGTGTAACTTATTGACACTAAATTAACAAATGAACCATCAATGGTATAGAAATCTTAAATCCAGGGAAATATATTAAGAacatcagaaaataaatatggtAACTTTCCATAGATGGTCTCTTTGAACCTTAGTTTCATCAATATCAACAATCATTGGTAGGTGACAACAAACAATTCACTAAATTCAATCAGTTAAAGATACTATTGGACTATTAGATATATGCATCAACCAACCTCTTCTCCTTTATAAATGGATCTAAAGACAACTATTGTTGCTTGACCATCTCTATCCTGCACACAAAGGATTTTtacatattaatcttaattcACTTTTACATATATGAGAGATATATAAGGGAAAAAAACCATATATATGGGAGATAAGTAAGAAGAAAAACCATAATAAGTGAACGGGGAAACGAAAAacacaaaagaaaacataagaaACAGTGAGTTAGAACAATAACAAAATACATACCAGTGAAGAATAGCAAATTCTCTACCTTCTGCTCCCTCTTGCTCAAGACCAAGCTACCACCTTCTCTACAAAGCAATGGATATCCTCATTTTGTCCCATCCTGCAAAAAAACAACTTATAAGCATCAGACCCTTTCTAACGATGAGAAGAAGGTAAGGGGGTCAGGCCAAATTGAGTAGTTGTGGTAGGAGCATTCTAAGAAATACATGCAGTGTAGTGGAATGAGTGAGATAATCAAACAATTGTGAGAGTATTTATACCAAATTTCAACTGAAGATGGACATGACACAAGTTGTAAAAATCCAAGAGTTGGGGATAAGATAGACAACTCAGCATGCTTCCATACCAAATCCCCCAAAAATCAGTGAGATGAAATCTAGGGCAAATCTTTCAGGAAACTGCATGTAGTCAACAATATCAGatgaaaaaatcataaaaagtaCAAAATTAGGAGGAAACGTATGAGAAGTGCTAAACCAAGTACCAAATCTCCCCCAAAAATGCACATCTTATCAACAATATTAgataaaaattcataaaaagaaCAGAATTAGGAGGAAACGTATGAAAAGTGCAATGCACCAGTTCAGAAAAGAACTGTTATGATAGCTTACCCACGTAAGGGTTGACAGGGTAACGTGATGGGCATCACCGGAGAATAATGTTCTGCGCCGAGTGACGTCGGAAATCGCTGGAAATGGGAAATCTGTGGCATCGGTGACGTCGATATAGTCGATGAAGCAAGAAATCGTGAAAAAAGAAGGAaatggcggcggcggtggcgcCATCTGGAAAGAGAGGGAGCGATAGCAGTGGTGCTTGAATTAGGTTGTGGTGAAGGTGGCGGTGCAATTCTAACGGTGAAGAGgtgggcggtggtggtgggtttGAGGGGAAGGAACCGGGTTGATACGGTGGTAGATGATTTGGTGGTTGGTGGTGATGGGAagagaggaggtggtggtggcgctGGAAGAGTGGAGGTGGCCGTGCGACAGCGCTGGAAGAGGTTGCTATTGGAGGTCTgttggaaaagagagagaaggggTAGTTTTGGGAGATCcggtaaaaaaaataaaacaaaaggaAACAAAAGAAGGACACGTGGCAAAACGCTATTGGAGGTTTTGTAGAAATAGTAAAATGCAAACTtgagaataagaagtagtagatttaAGCGACacacttttattttaataatcacaaactttttgtttaaaaaagaaaataaaaataattgtgaCTGTTTGAAATTATCACATTAAGGTTCATCTCGTTAGTCATTTCAAACTCTCGCAATCATGTTCGACATCCTTTAACAAATACAGTTTTTTAATAGTTAAAATTGACCACAAAATTTATCTATTGAATGGATATCCATAAATGTTTAGATAAcattttcctattttatttgtatagataacatttttttttcccaaTGAATTTCTGTTTTGATACATGTCCAACCTATCATTAACATCTTCTCGAAGAAGCCATAAACGGGCCAACGAATATGACAATTGTGAAAGGAAAAGCAgagtttatttttcttaatattGATTCAAATAAAGTGAAAGCATTTCCattagttaattaatttcaaGACATATTCTCCACACATGACTGATCTTTGACTTGCAAATCTGTCAGAACTTTCAGAAAACACTTGACTTCAGCTTTAAT from Lotus japonicus ecotype B-129 chromosome 2, LjGifu_v1.2 includes:
- the LOC130735723 gene encoding thioredoxin H2-like, producing the protein MGANLSNLESVDRSSKSSPRILTFHSTAKWKAHFDASKETNKLMVIDFTANWCGPCKYMDPIIKEFAAKYTNVEFIKIDVDVLMDVAQAFQVQAMPTFILIKKGKVVEKMVGAKKEELQKLIEKRRN